A stretch of the Gracilinanus agilis isolate LMUSP501 chromosome 4, AgileGrace, whole genome shotgun sequence genome encodes the following:
- the HES7 gene encoding transcription factor HES-7: MVTRDRAENRDSPKMLKPLVEKRRRDRINRSLEELRLLLLERTRDQNLRNPKVEKAEILEFAVGYLRERSRVEPPASAAPGAPRPPTQDSEALTSCYLSGFRECLLRLAAYVHEASPAARAQLLSTLHSYLRPKLNQPEPGAGEPRCPPPRPTLDPAAPPPGSMSAPSHHHPLLPSTSPRSVWSPTLSTTWPRHLGARAPHTGLRPPQRQERVPPRGKSPPAPPPAFWRPWP; the protein is encoded by the exons aTGCTGAAACCACTGGTGGAGAAGCGGCGCCGAGATCGTATCAATCGGAGCCTAGAAGAGCTTAGGCTGTTGCTGCTGGAGAGGACTCGGGACCAG AATCTGCGGAACCCGAAAGTGGAGAAGGCCGAGATCCTGGAATTCGCCGTAGGCTACTTGAGGGAGCGGAGCCGGGTCGAGCCCCCGG CGTCCGCGGCTCCAGGCGCCCCCCGACCCCCAACCCAGGACTCCGAGGCGCTGACCAGCTGCTACCTGTCCGGCTTCCGCGAGTGCCTCCTCCGCCTGGCAGCCTACGTCCATGAAGCCAGCCCGGCAGCCCGAGCGCAGCTCCTCTCTACCCTCCACAGCTACCTCCGGCCCAAGCTAAACCAGCCTGAGCCCGGCGCTGGGGAGCCCCGCTGCCCGCCTCCTCGCCCCACGCTGGACCCCGCCGCCCCGCCGCCAGGCTCGATGTCTGCCCCTTCCCATCACCACCCTCTCCTGCCCTCCACCAGTCCCCGATCCGTCTGGTCCCCGACGCTCAGCACTACCTGGCCGAGGCACCTGGGCGCACGGGCGCCGCACACAGGACTGCGCCCGCCTCAGAGACAAGAGAGGGTGCCGCCGCGGGGGAAGTCTCCGCCGGCCCCGCCGCCAGCCTTCTGGAGACCTTGGCCCTGA